DNA from Kitasatospora acidiphila:
CGCCGGTGCCCGCCAGGTCGCGCGCCACGCCCTGGGTGAAGCTCACCACCCAGGCCTTGGTCGCCCCGTAGGTGCCGCGCGGCACGAAAGCGGCCACCGAGGCGACGTTCACCACTCCCCCGAAGCCGCGCTCCCGCATCCCCGGCAGTGCTGCGCCCGTCAGCCGCAGCACGGCCTCCACATGCACCTTGAGCATGTCCAACTCGGCCTCCAGCGGTACCTGGAGGAAGGTGCCGCGGTTGCCGAAGCCGGCGTTGTTGATCAGGATCCCCACCGGCCGGGCGTCATCCCGCAGCCGGTCCTCGACGGCGCCGATCCCGGCCTCGGTGGCGAGGTCCGCGGTGAGCACCTGCGCATGGACGCCGTAGCGCTCGTGCAGTTCGGTCGCGGCGTCGTCGAGGCGCTTGGTGTCCCGGGCGACCAGCACCAGGTCGTGGCCTTCCCTGGCCAGTCGGCGGGCGAAGGCGGCACCGAGCCCGGCGGTGGCGCCGGTGATGAGGGCAGTTGTCATGACCCGACGCTAGCGGGTGGGCCGCAGCGGCGGCACGCGGCCCTATCCGCGTGCCGCCGCCGACTGTACGGCAACGTGCCTCAGTGGGGAGGCGGTGGCGGCGGCTGTGCCCCGGCGCTGGGAGGCGGCGGCGGTGCCACGTATTCCCTGGGTGGTTCCACTCTGTGCGTACCGGCTGTCAGCGCCCAGATGATGAAGACGTCGACGCCGATGAGCACGATGGCCCAGACCGGGTAGTACGGCAGCCAGAGGAAGTTGACGACCATGTTGAAGCCGACGACGACCACGCCGATCACCCGGGCCCACACCGCACCCGTGAAGAGCGCGACGCCCGCGAGCATGATCAGGATGCCCAGGATCAGGTGGAACCAGCCCCAGCCGGTGACGTTGAAACTGTAGACGTAGTTGCCGGTGATCACGTACCGGGTGTGGTTGGCGATCGCGGAGATGCCCTCGAACACCGCCATCAGGCCACCGAAGATCATCAGGCAACCCGCGAACATGGTCCAGCCGGTCGCGAACGGCTTCCGATATGTCTCAGCGCCCCCCGGCGACATACTGACACTACTGCCCATTTCCGGTCTCCTTAAGGAGCAGACTGTCGCTGGTTCAGCGACCCGGTCGGAGGCCTCCTGCTCTCAACGCTGGCACGGCACACCCCCGGCCGCTACTCCAGGCGGTGGACGACAGCGGGGCCCCAGCCCGAGAGCTGGAGCCCCGACACGGCGAACACCGTTGCCGTACTAGCCGCGCACGGCCTCCGGGGTCGGCGCCGGCGGCTGGGCCGACTGCCGGGCCGCGGCCTTGCGGGCCCGCCGGTAGAGCCGGTGCACCCGCTGCAGCGCGACCATCTCGTCCATCCGGTCGGCCAGGGTGAGCTGGTACTTCAGCTTCGCCGGGCCGCTGCGGAAGTCGGCGACCCGCTCGACGCCGATCGCCCGGAGCAGCCGGCTGACGTGCTCCTGGTAGAGCTTGCGGTAGTTCTTGTCGCCCTCCGGCAGCCACCAGAAGAACATCGGGATCTCCTCGACCAGGCAGTTGTGGTCGTAGGAGTCCAGGTACTCGCGGAACTTGGGCTCCGGGCGGGACGACAGCCACTCGCGGACCAGCTCCATCGAGCGGACCCGGTCCACCAGGCCCTGGGGTTGGTGTGCATCTGGGTGATCGAGACCTCGCCGGCCTCGCGCTCCCGCCAGTGGTAGATGTGGTCGCTCAGCACGTCCACGCTCCCGGCCAGGTAGTGGTGCGGCACGCTGACCGGCGCGTCCTCGTAGAGGATGCCCTCGGGGTAGAGGATGCCGGCGCCGTCGAAGAAGCTGCGGCGGTAGACCTTGTTCCAGGCGGTGCGGTCGGTGACCAGCGCCGGGAGCGCGGTGACGTGGGTCTTCAGCCGGGTCTCGCGGAACGGCTTCACATGCGCACCGGACTGGTAGTAGCCGACCGAGCGGAACCGCAGCACATTGCCGCACGCGAAGTCGGAGCCGGTCTCGTCCAGCGTGCCGATCATCAGCTGGTAGGCGTGCGGCGGCACGGTGTCGTCGCTGTCCACGAAGGTCAGGTACTCGGTGCCCTCGGCGAGGTTGCGCCAGCCGGTGTTGCGGGCCGCGCCCAGGCCCTTGTTCTGCTGGCGGACCAGCCGGAACCGGGCGTCCTTGGCGGCGTAGGCCTCGGCGATGGCGGCGCTGGAGTCGGTGGAGCCGTCGTCCACCATCACGCACTCGAAGTCCGCGAAGGTCTGGGCCGCGATCGAGTCGAGGCACTCTTCGAGGTAGCGCTCGACATTGTACACCGGGACGACGACGGAGAGTCGGGGGGCCATCGGCGGGGCGGGCCTTTCGATCAGGGGCGGTGCGACCCGGCCGGAGGCGATCGGGGCCGTGCGACCCGGCCGGCGGCCGGTCACCTTGGGTGACCGGCCAGGGGTGCAGGCGCGATCCTACCGCTCGATCGGAGCAGGCGCCCAAGGCCGCCGCGCACGACGCCTTGGGCGACCGGCCCGCTCAGGGCCGCCGGAGCCGCCGCGCCGCCTCGTCGGCCGCACCGCCAGCGCCGACCGCGTGCATCCGGCTCACCGCGGTCAGCGCCAGTCGCGGTGCCATCCGGGCCACCTCGCGGGAGCCGACCACGGCCACCAGGCTCGGCAGCACCCAGCGCATCGGCTGCATGCCGCGCAGCCAGGCCTGGGCGTAGACGTGCGGGGAGCGGCGGGCGATGCCCGCGACCAGCCGGTCCACCGCCGGGCCGATGGGGTAGGTGCGGTTGGCCGGCCACGGCAGCTTGGCGCGCATCTCGCGCATCAGCTCGTCCTGGTCGGCGCCGCGCACCATGTCGGTGTCGGTCCAACTCAGGTATCCGACACCGACCTTGATCCCCTGGTAGGCGACCTCGGCGCGCAGCGAGTGGGCGAAGGCCTCCACCCCCGCCTTGCTGGCGCAGTAGGCGCTCATCAGCGGGGCCGGGGTGAGCGCGGCCAGCGAGGCGATCTGCAGCAGGTAGCCGTGCGACTCGGCGAGCGCGGGCAGGAACGCCCGGGCGGTGGTGATGCTGCCGAGCAGGTTGACCTCGATCACCCGGTTGTAGGCCGCCGGGTCGCTGTCCAGCATCGGACCGCCGATCGCGATCCCCGCGTTGGCCACCACGGTGTCGATCCGGCCGTACTTCTCCTTGATCGCCTGGGCGACCAGGCTCAGCCCCTCCAGGTCGGTCACGTCGGCCTCCCAGTAGCCGGCGTCCGGTCCGCAGAGCGCGGCCGCGGCCTTGAGCTCCTCGGGCTCCAGGCCGACCAGCGCGACCTTGGCGCCGCGGTCGGCGAGCTTGCGGGCCATCAGCGCGCCCAGCCCGCGGGCGGCTCCGGTGACCACGACGACCTGGGAGTGCAGCGGCGGAACGGTGGTCATGCGACATCGGTCCTCTCGGTGGGCAGGTGGGTGGTGACCAGTCGGCGGAGCTCGGCGGCGACCTCGTCGGGGCGCTCGACCGGGGACATGTGGCCGGCGCCGGGCAGCAGGAGCCGGCCGTCGGGCTCGGCGAGGGCGGCGAGCATCGTCTCGGTGTGCGGCGGCGGGGTGAGCTTGTCGTGGCTGCCGACCAGCACGGCGGTGGGCGCGGCGAGCCGGGCCAGGCCCGCTCGGACGTCCAACTCGCGGAGCACCCGCCCCCAGTTGGCCCGCACCACGCTCGGGCAGGCGTGCACCACCTCGGCGCACGCCCGCACCGCCTCCGGGCCGCTTTCCGGGCCCATCACCCCGAACTTCAGCACCGCCTTGCCAGGTGCCGTGATCGGGCCCAACGGCAGCCGGGAGTTGAGCAGTTGACGATGGAACAGGCGGCGCAGCCCGGTCGGCAGCCAGCGCGGCGCCAGCCGGGCCAGGCGGACCAGATCGGCCGGTCCGGTGCTGCAGAGCAGCACGGCGGCCGTGCGTTCGGCGATCGCGGCCCGGTCGCCGGCCGCCATGATGGTCATCCCGCCCATGCTGTGCCCGGCGAGCACCGCGCGCTCCCCCGCCGGCACCACGGCGGTGACCACGGCCTCCAGGTCGTCGGCCAGCGCATCGGTGGAGTAGCCGTGCCGGGTGGGCGGGATGTCGCTGCGGCCGTGCCCCCGCTGGTCGTAGGCGACCACCCGGTGGTCGGCGGCCAGCCGGTTGATCACCGGTGCCCAGAAGGCGATCGCGCAGGCCCAGCCGTGCGCCAGCACCACCAGCGGCGCGCCGGCGGGCCCGAAGGACTCGACATTGATCCAGTGGCCGTCGGCGGAGCGGATCCGGCGGCGCTCGGCCGGCTCCGGAAGCAGGTAGTCGTTCATGCCATCACCCGCTGCTGTGACGGGATCTGACGCTTGATCAGCTCATACTCGGCGAGGTCGATGCGCCGGGTGGCGCGGCGGTAGGAGCTGGTCGAGCCGGGCCAGAGGGTGGTGTTCTTGCCGTCCTCGGTGAGGTACCAGCTGCGGCAGCCGCCGGTGGTCCAGACGGTGCGCGCCATCTTGTGCTGCAGGCGCTGGTTCCAGACCCGCTGGGCCCGCTCGGTGGGGTGCAGGGCGGTGGCGCCGAGCGACTGGAGGGTGGTCAGCGCCTCGACCATGTAGGTCAGCGAGGACTCGATCATCAGGATCATCGAGCTGTTGCCCAGGCCGGTGTTGGGGCCGATCACGAAGAACAGGTTGGGGAAGCCGTGCACGGTGGTGCCGCGCAGCGCCTCCATCCCGCTGTCCTTCCACGCATCGGCCAGGGTCTGGCCCCGGTCGCCGAAGATCCGGGACGCGACCGGCATGTCGGTCACGTGGAAGCCGGTGCCGAAGATCAGCACGTCGGCCTCGGTCTCGGTGCCGTCGGCGGCGACCAGGGTGCTGCCGCGCACCTCGCGCAGGCTGCTGGTGACCACCTCGGCGTT
Protein-coding regions in this window:
- a CDS encoding DUF7144 family membrane protein; amino-acid sequence: MGSSVSMSPGGAETYRKPFATGWTMFAGCLMIFGGLMAVFEGISAIANHTRYVITGNYVYSFNVTGWGWFHLILGILIMLAGVALFTGAVWARVIGVVVVGFNMVVNFLWLPYYPVWAIVLIGVDVFIIWALTAGTHRVEPPREYVAPPPPPSAGAQPPPPPPH
- a CDS encoding alpha/beta fold hydrolase, whose product is MNDYLLPEPAERRRIRSADGHWINVESFGPAGAPLVVLAHGWACAIAFWAPVINRLAADHRVVAYDQRGHGRSDIPPTRHGYSTDALADDLEAVVTAVVPAGERAVLAGHSMGGMTIMAAGDRAAIAERTAAVLLCSTGPADLVRLARLAPRWLPTGLRRLFHRQLLNSRLPLGPITAPGKAVLKFGVMGPESGPEAVRACAEVVHACPSVVRANWGRVLRELDVRAGLARLAAPTAVLVGSHDKLTPPPHTETMLAALAEPDGRLLLPGAGHMSPVERPDEVAAELRRLVTTHLPTERTDVA
- a CDS encoding SDR family NAD(P)-dependent oxidoreductase, which codes for MTTALITGATAGLGAAFARRLAREGHDLVLVARDTKRLDDAATELHERYGVHAQVLTADLATEAGIGAVEDRLRDDARPVGILINNAGFGNRGTFLQVPLEAELDMLKVHVEAVLRLTGAALPGMRERGFGGVVNVASVAAFVPRGTYGATKAWVVSFTQGVARDLAGTGVRLMALCPGFVHTEFHQRAGMGTKNIPSWAWLDADRVVDEAMRDLAHGRAVSVPSKRYKLVVALARVLPSGRLGKMSSKAGRKY
- a CDS encoding SDR family oxidoreductase, with translation MTTVPPLHSQVVVVTGAARGLGALMARKLADRGAKVALVGLEPEELKAAAALCGPDAGYWEADVTDLEGLSLVAQAIKEKYGRIDTVVANAGIAIGGPMLDSDPAAYNRVIEVNLLGSITTARAFLPALAESHGYLLQIASLAALTPAPLMSAYCASKAGVEAFAHSLRAEVAYQGIKVGVGYLSWTDTDMVRGADQDELMREMRAKLPWPANRTYPIGPAVDRLVAGIARRSPHVYAQAWLRGMQPMRWVLPSLVAVVGSREVARMAPRLALTAVSRMHAVGAGGAADEAARRLRRP